A window of Natrinema salifodinae contains these coding sequences:
- a CDS encoding GcvT family protein, with protein MSAGNTLPDSAGTVVVGAGCVGCSAAYHLTSLGREDVVVVDQGPLFETGGSTSHAPGLVFQTGGTKLMTRMASYTRELYEDLDGFRTCGGIEVAYTADRWDFLKRKRERGQSYGIEGGELLSPDEVADRVPQIDPEAIHGGYYVPTDGKAHAVDASAAMAERARSAGAEFYGETTVTDLEVENGEIRAVVTDRGRIAADEVLVATNIWGPLFGDMVGVDIPLVPCAHQYLVSDELPELAGASREIEQPLLRHQDRSLYFRQHGERYGIGSYNHESLLVDPADIYGPEKLDDLGLEYPSLREFTSEHFYENTHPDHDQAASDAACELVPSLRDAEFESGINGMFCFTPDGMPILGPTEEIDGLWWALAIWVTQSGGAGSIVAHWMEDGVPRLDGERVDATGAHISRFQPHAGSREYTWGRGAQQYQEVYQLIHPREQPEGQRGLRRSPFYHRQDELGAAFYDSGGWETPQWYESNEALLEEYDVPDRPDWLDRGWSKAHGVEHQAVRDRVAMVDMTTYTGIEVTGEGATGLLQGLLTNDVDVSPGRIRYAAMCNEDGGILADVTVARLADDQYTVYTGGGNSATLHSRWIREHAPDDGSVSVTTRDSDMCGIGVFGPESREVLSSLVEADLSNDAFPFYTAQETYLESIPVTMLRLSYAGELGWELYAPMEYGARLWELIEDAGEAHGIVPMGWAALDSTSMEKGFRLWGTDVTPEYNPYEAGIGFAVDLETDFVGKEALVEARDAGIDRKLVPITLDEPGAVVDTGHPVLDPDGDDALGYVTRADYGYTIDAGIAYAYLPAADAEPGRDVEISYENDRYAGTVRDEPLFDPDREKMLR; from the coding sequence ATGAGTGCAGGGAACACGCTCCCCGACAGCGCGGGAACCGTCGTCGTCGGCGCCGGCTGCGTCGGCTGTAGCGCCGCCTACCACCTCACCAGCCTGGGGCGCGAGGACGTCGTCGTCGTCGATCAGGGGCCGCTGTTCGAGACCGGCGGCTCCACCTCGCACGCGCCTGGCCTGGTCTTCCAGACCGGCGGGACCAAGCTGATGACCCGGATGGCGTCGTACACGCGCGAACTGTACGAGGATCTCGACGGCTTCCGGACCTGCGGCGGGATCGAGGTCGCGTACACAGCGGACCGCTGGGACTTTCTGAAGCGAAAACGCGAGCGAGGGCAGTCCTACGGGATCGAGGGCGGGGAACTGCTCTCGCCCGACGAGGTCGCCGACCGCGTCCCGCAGATCGACCCCGAGGCCATCCACGGCGGCTACTACGTCCCGACGGACGGCAAGGCCCACGCCGTCGACGCCTCCGCGGCAATGGCCGAGCGCGCCCGGTCGGCTGGCGCCGAGTTCTACGGCGAGACGACGGTCACGGACCTCGAAGTCGAGAACGGCGAGATCCGGGCTGTCGTCACCGATCGGGGGCGCATCGCGGCCGACGAGGTGCTCGTCGCGACGAACATCTGGGGTCCGCTGTTCGGCGACATGGTCGGCGTCGACATCCCGTTGGTCCCCTGCGCTCACCAGTACCTGGTCTCGGACGAACTCCCGGAACTCGCCGGCGCGAGCCGCGAGATCGAGCAGCCGTTGCTCCGCCACCAGGACCGGTCGCTGTACTTCCGCCAGCACGGCGAGCGCTACGGCATCGGCTCGTACAATCACGAATCGCTGTTGGTCGATCCCGCGGACATCTACGGCCCCGAGAAACTCGACGATCTGGGGCTCGAGTACCCCTCGCTGCGGGAGTTCACGTCGGAACACTTCTACGAGAACACCCATCCGGACCACGACCAGGCGGCCTCCGACGCGGCCTGCGAACTCGTCCCCTCCCTGCGGGACGCTGAGTTCGAGTCCGGGATCAACGGAATGTTCTGTTTCACCCCCGACGGAATGCCGATTCTGGGCCCGACCGAGGAGATCGACGGGCTCTGGTGGGCGCTCGCGATCTGGGTCACCCAGTCGGGCGGCGCCGGGAGTATCGTCGCCCACTGGATGGAAGACGGCGTCCCCCGCCTCGACGGCGAGCGCGTCGACGCGACGGGCGCGCACATCTCACGGTTCCAGCCCCACGCGGGTTCGCGGGAATACACCTGGGGTCGGGGTGCACAGCAGTATCAGGAAGTCTACCAGCTGATTCACCCGCGAGAGCAGCCGGAGGGCCAGCGCGGCCTCCGACGGAGCCCGTTCTATCACCGGCAGGACGAACTCGGCGCGGCGTTCTACGACTCCGGCGGCTGGGAGACCCCGCAGTGGTACGAGTCGAACGAGGCCCTACTCGAGGAGTACGACGTCCCCGACCGGCCCGATTGGCTCGACCGCGGCTGGTCAAAGGCCCACGGCGTCGAGCACCAGGCGGTCCGCGATCGCGTCGCGATGGTCGACATGACGACCTACACCGGGATCGAGGTGACCGGCGAGGGCGCGACCGGCCTCCTCCAGGGGCTCCTGACGAACGACGTCGACGTCTCGCCTGGCCGGATTCGTTACGCCGCGATGTGCAACGAGGACGGCGGCATTCTCGCCGACGTGACGGTCGCGCGGCTCGCGGACGATCAGTACACGGTGTACACGGGCGGCGGGAACTCCGCGACGCTGCACTCGCGGTGGATCCGCGAGCACGCGCCCGACGACGGCTCGGTGTCGGTGACGACTCGCGACTCGGACATGTGCGGGATCGGCGTCTTCGGTCCCGAGTCCCGCGAGGTTCTCTCCTCGCTCGTGGAAGCGGACCTCTCGAACGACGCGTTCCCGTTCTACACCGCCCAGGAGACGTACCTCGAGAGCATCCCGGTCACGATGCTCCGGCTCTCTTACGCGGGCGAACTGGGCTGGGAGCTGTACGCGCCGATGGAGTACGGCGCGCGGCTGTGGGAGCTGATCGAGGACGCCGGCGAGGCACACGGCATCGTCCCGATGGGGTGGGCGGCACTGGACTCGACGAGTATGGAGAAGGGGTTCCGGCTGTGGGGGACCGACGTGACCCCCGAGTACAACCCCTACGAAGCGGGGATCGGCTTCGCGGTCGATCTCGAGACGGACTTCGTCGGGAAGGAGGCCCTCGTCGAGGCTCGCGACGCGGGCATCGATCGAAAGCTCGTCCCGATCACGCTCGACGAGCCAGGCGCGGTCGTCGATACCGGGCACCCGGTGCTCGATCCGGACGGCGACGACGCGCTCGGCTACGTCACGCGGGCGGACTACGGCTACACGATCGACGCCGGAATCGCGTACGCGTACCTGCCGGCGGCCGACGCCGAGCCCGGCCGCGACGTCGAGATCAGCTACGAGAACGACCGGTACGCCGGGACGGTCCGGGACGAACCGCTGTTCGATCCCGACCGCGAGAAGATGCTCCGCTGA
- the ilvA gene encoding threonine ammonia-lyase — protein MNEERRTVEFEDIEAARDRLDDESVVKHTPVERSTSLDDLTGGEVHLKMEHLQWTGSFKTRGAYNKIAQCVADGDTERVVAASAGNHAQGVALAATRLGVDSTIVMPRGAPQAKVDATRGYGADVELVGSDFREAMTHAKGLVDDDATAFVHAYDDPAIVAGQGTLGLEMYDDLPSVDTVVVPIGGGGLISGIATAFAERSPETRIVGVQAAGASTVSESLRKGAAISLDSVNTIADGIATGGISELTLSMIEDRVDEVVTVTDGEIARAVLLLLERAKQVVEGAGAASVAAIVSDELDVRGETVMPLLSGGNLDMTMLQTVLVHALTDREQLLRLRVRIDDRPGKMEEVSGLIAGHGANIQNVRHDRSAPELDVGEAYLVFQIETSGSGQSRSIVRSIRDHGYEVRHVNA, from the coding sequence ATGAACGAGGAGCGCAGAACCGTCGAGTTCGAGGACATCGAAGCGGCCCGCGACCGGCTCGACGACGAGTCGGTCGTCAAGCACACGCCGGTCGAACGGAGCACGTCCCTCGACGATCTGACCGGCGGCGAGGTCCACCTCAAGATGGAGCACCTCCAGTGGACGGGCTCGTTCAAAACTCGCGGCGCGTACAACAAGATCGCCCAGTGCGTCGCCGACGGCGACACGGAGCGGGTCGTCGCGGCCAGCGCCGGCAATCACGCCCAGGGCGTCGCGCTCGCGGCGACGAGACTCGGCGTCGACTCCACGATCGTCATGCCACGCGGCGCGCCCCAGGCGAAAGTCGACGCCACCCGGGGCTACGGCGCGGACGTCGAACTCGTCGGCAGCGACTTCCGGGAGGCGATGACCCACGCGAAGGGGCTCGTCGACGACGACGCGACGGCGTTCGTTCACGCGTACGACGACCCCGCGATCGTCGCCGGCCAGGGAACCCTCGGCCTCGAGATGTACGACGATCTCCCGTCGGTGGACACCGTCGTCGTTCCGATCGGCGGCGGCGGGTTGATCTCGGGGATCGCGACGGCCTTCGCCGAGCGCTCGCCGGAGACGCGCATCGTCGGCGTCCAGGCGGCCGGCGCGTCGACCGTGTCCGAAAGCCTCCGGAAGGGGGCGGCCATCTCGCTCGACTCGGTGAACACGATCGCCGACGGCATCGCGACCGGCGGGATCTCGGAGCTGACGCTCTCGATGATCGAGGACCGCGTCGACGAGGTGGTCACCGTCACCGACGGCGAGATCGCCCGCGCGGTGCTCCTCCTGCTCGAGCGGGCCAAGCAGGTGGTCGAGGGGGCCGGCGCGGCGTCGGTCGCCGCGATCGTCAGCGACGAACTCGACGTGCGAGGCGAGACCGTGATGCCGCTCCTGAGCGGCGGCAACCTCGACATGACGATGTTACAGACCGTGCTCGTCCACGCGCTGACCGACCGCGAACAGCTGCTTCGGTTGCGCGTCCGCATCGACGACCGGCCGGGCAAGATGGAGGAGGTTTCGGGGCTCATCGCCGGCCACGGCGCCAACATCCAGAACGTCCGCCACGACCGCTCGGCGCCCGAACTGGACGTGGGGGAGGCGTACCTCGTCTTCCAGATCGAAACCAGCGGTTCGGGCCAATCGCGGTCGATCGTCCGGTCGATTCGCGATCACGGCTACGAGGTCAGACACGTCAATGCGTGA
- a CDS encoding BCCT family transporter — protein MSDRDREGGVESGGDEDGTRDEDGAIRTFFDELDPVVFGIGFVVAVLVVAAFLFRENRTLEVMEGTNEFLWTSFGWAYLVSMFALVAFVLYLIFGPWGNIKLGEADEDPEFSFLAYFAMLYSAGIAAGIVFWGPAEAIFHYSTPSPFSGAEAESTAAAVSALQYTFFHWGLSAWSAYVIVAIPIAYFAYRRDAPMRISTIIAPIVGFDNLESPWAKLVDVLAVFATIGGIATTLGLVGNQFLVGLEYAGGITFGDAGTVLVITGLTVAFTISVALGVERGIRRVSYFNMALFALLTGAAFVLGPTVYIMTVGTQALGGYVNEFVSMSLYMGAAETGGQGADAGFVGAWTIFYWAWWFSWAPFVGLFIARISRGRTVRQVAATGVVASTAVTIPWFATMGGTSIFLQSTGQADILGTLEAWGFEEAVAGYPLFEALPAGEVLTVLFLVLVTTFFVTSADSSTLALGMLTTGGKRQPSTINRVIWGGLMGALASLLMVAGGTAALQQAAIIAGGPFAIITLLAVGVMIWVFGSRRAVFLREEDRSSAPTGQATPEDD, from the coding sequence ATGAGTGACCGCGATCGGGAGGGAGGCGTGGAGAGTGGCGGTGACGAGGACGGAACCAGGGACGAAGACGGCGCGATCCGAACCTTCTTCGACGAACTCGATCCCGTCGTCTTCGGGATCGGCTTCGTCGTCGCCGTGCTCGTCGTCGCGGCGTTCCTCTTCCGGGAGAATCGAACGCTCGAGGTCATGGAGGGGACCAACGAGTTCCTCTGGACGAGCTTCGGCTGGGCGTACCTGGTCTCGATGTTCGCCCTCGTGGCGTTCGTGTTGTACCTGATCTTCGGTCCGTGGGGCAACATCAAGCTGGGCGAGGCGGACGAAGACCCCGAGTTCAGCTTCCTCGCGTACTTCGCGATGCTGTACTCCGCGGGGATCGCCGCCGGCATCGTCTTCTGGGGCCCGGCGGAGGCGATCTTCCACTACTCGACGCCTTCGCCCTTCTCGGGGGCCGAAGCGGAGTCGACGGCCGCCGCCGTCAGCGCGCTCCAGTACACGTTCTTCCACTGGGGGCTCTCCGCCTGGTCGGCGTACGTGATCGTGGCGATTCCGATCGCCTACTTCGCCTACCGGCGGGACGCGCCGATGCGCATCTCGACGATCATCGCGCCCATCGTCGGGTTCGACAACCTCGAGAGTCCCTGGGCGAAGCTCGTGGACGTCCTCGCCGTCTTCGCCACCATCGGCGGCATCGCGACGACCCTCGGCCTGGTCGGGAACCAGTTCCTCGTCGGCCTCGAGTACGCCGGCGGCATCACGTTCGGCGACGCCGGGACCGTGCTCGTGATCACGGGGCTGACCGTGGCCTTTACCATCTCGGTCGCGCTCGGCGTCGAGCGCGGCATCCGCCGGGTATCGTACTTCAACATGGCGCTGTTCGCCCTCCTGACGGGCGCGGCGTTCGTGCTCGGCCCGACCGTGTACATCATGACCGTCGGCACCCAGGCGCTGGGCGGGTACGTCAACGAGTTCGTCTCGATGAGCCTCTACATGGGAGCGGCCGAAACCGGCGGACAGGGCGCCGACGCCGGCTTCGTCGGCGCCTGGACCATCTTCTACTGGGCCTGGTGGTTCTCCTGGGCGCCGTTCGTCGGCCTGTTCATCGCCCGCATCTCGCGGGGACGGACCGTCCGCCAGGTCGCCGCGACCGGCGTCGTCGCGTCCACGGCCGTCACCATCCCCTGGTTCGCGACGATGGGCGGCACGTCCATCTTCCTGCAGTCGACCGGCCAGGCGGACATCCTCGGCACGCTCGAGGCCTGGGGCTTCGAGGAGGCCGTCGCCGGCTACCCGTTGTTCGAAGCGCTGCCGGCCGGCGAGGTGCTCACGGTCCTCTTCCTGGTGCTGGTGACGACGTTCTTCGTCACGTCGGCCGACTCCTCGACGCTCGCGCTGGGGATGCTCACCACCGGCGGCAAGCGACAGCCCTCGACGATCAACCGCGTCATCTGGGGCGGCCTCATGGGCGCGCTGGCCTCGCTGCTGATGGTCGCCGGCGGTACCGCGGCGCTGCAACAGGCCGCGATCATCGCCGGCGGCCCCTTCGCGATCATCACGCTGCTCGCCGTCGGCGTCATGATCTGGGTCTTCGGTAGCCGCCGCGCGGTCTTCCTCCGCGAGGAGGACCGGTCGTCCGCCCCGACCGGCCAGGCGACTCCCGAGGACGACTGA
- a CDS encoding DUF7344 domain-containing protein yields the protein MNAAARPTDSVFEVLASPHRRRILRVLRTATEPMSEAELAALTAQRASETARRERVDAEYDRIRIEQYHVHLPKLDAVDVIDWNRDRRSVTERDGVADELIDAARASDPRGDGTEEGG from the coding sequence ATGAACGCTGCTGCCCGACCAACTGATTCCGTGTTCGAAGTGCTCGCATCACCCCATCGCCGACGGATACTACGCGTCCTCCGAACGGCGACCGAACCGATGTCCGAAGCCGAGCTCGCCGCGCTGACCGCGCAGCGCGCGTCCGAAACGGCCCGGCGAGAGCGCGTCGACGCGGAGTACGATCGAATTCGAATCGAGCAATACCACGTTCACTTGCCGAAGTTGGACGCGGTCGATGTCATCGACTGGAACAGGGACCGACGCTCGGTTACCGAGAGAGACGGCGTCGCCGACGAATTGATCGACGCGGCTCGCGCGTCCGACCCTCGGGGGGACGGGACTGAGGAAGGAGGCTAA
- a CDS encoding helix-turn-helix domain-containing protein produces the protein MSIIAEFTIPSTEFVFGDVFTEAPEASIELERIVPTTDSLMPYFWLKSGDHETVERVIRDHPAIRDVTRVDAIDDYALYRAKWDEDVHDLIYGIGETEGVILEAYSDDRWFFRLRFADHGALARFYNFCTDHSISLHLERVYTLSEHIEQGRQLGLTPEQREALVLALDRGYFDTPSQASLSELGDVIGISQQAMSKRVRGGTKQVLTKVLLESGNQGPRS, from the coding sequence ATGAGTATTATCGCGGAATTCACGATCCCGTCGACCGAGTTCGTCTTCGGGGACGTGTTCACGGAGGCCCCGGAGGCCTCGATCGAACTCGAACGAATCGTCCCTACGACGGACTCGCTGATGCCGTACTTCTGGCTCAAGAGCGGCGATCACGAAACCGTCGAGCGAGTGATTCGAGACCATCCGGCGATCCGCGACGTAACGCGGGTCGATGCCATCGACGACTACGCGCTCTACCGAGCGAAGTGGGACGAGGACGTCCACGATCTCATCTACGGGATCGGCGAGACGGAAGGGGTGATCCTCGAAGCCTACAGCGACGACCGCTGGTTCTTTCGGCTTCGGTTCGCCGACCACGGCGCGCTCGCCCGGTTCTACAATTTCTGCACCGATCACTCGATTTCGCTCCACCTCGAACGCGTCTACACGCTGTCCGAACACATCGAGCAAGGGCGGCAACTGGGACTGACGCCCGAACAGCGCGAGGCGCTCGTTCTCGCTCTCGACCGCGGCTATTTCGACACGCCGAGCCAGGCGTCGCTGTCCGAACTCGGAGACGTGATCGGGATTTCCCAACAGGCGATGTCGAAACGAGTACGCGGCGGGACGAAGCAAGTCCTCACGAAGGTGCTCCTCGAATCGGGCAATCAGGGTCCGCGATCGTGA
- a CDS encoding serine hydroxymethyltransferase, which yields MSSHLEDVDPAVADAVDRERERQETTLGMIASENHVSEAVLAAQGTVLTNKYAEGYPGARYYGGCEHVDEVERAAIERAASLWGADHVNVQPHSGTQANMGVYFAALEPGETILSLDLTHGGHLSHGHHVNFSGQLYEVAQYEVDPETGYIDYDELADQAREVEPAMIVSGSSAYPREFDWERVGEIAESVDAYHLADIAHITGLVAAGVHSSPVEHADFVTGSTHKTIRAGRGGIIMCDDAYADDVDSAVFPGSQGGPLMHNIAGKAVGFREASTADFREYAERTVENAAALASVLRDRGLSLVSGGTDKHLVLVDLRDSHPDLTGKDAEEALAEVGVVVNKNTVPGETRSPFVTSGVRIGTPALTTRGFGPAEIERVAHLIADVLDAPGDDATIERASETVDDLCEAFPVYE from the coding sequence ATGTCATCCCACCTCGAAGACGTCGATCCGGCGGTCGCCGACGCCGTCGACCGCGAACGCGAGCGCCAGGAGACGACGCTGGGAATGATCGCGTCGGAGAATCACGTTTCCGAGGCCGTCCTGGCCGCACAGGGGACTGTCCTGACGAACAAGTACGCCGAGGGCTACCCCGGCGCGCGCTACTACGGCGGCTGCGAGCATGTCGACGAGGTTGAGCGGGCGGCGATCGAGCGAGCGGCGTCGCTGTGGGGTGCCGACCACGTCAACGTCCAGCCCCACTCGGGGACCCAGGCGAACATGGGCGTCTACTTCGCCGCTTTAGAGCCCGGCGAGACGATCCTGTCGCTGGACCTCACCCACGGCGGCCACCTCAGCCACGGCCACCACGTCAACTTCTCGGGGCAACTCTACGAGGTCGCCCAGTACGAGGTCGACCCCGAGACGGGGTACATCGACTACGACGAACTGGCCGACCAGGCCCGCGAGGTCGAGCCGGCGATGATCGTCAGCGGCTCCTCGGCCTACCCCCGCGAGTTCGACTGGGAGCGCGTCGGCGAGATCGCCGAGTCGGTCGACGCGTACCACCTCGCTGATATCGCCCACATCACGGGGCTCGTGGCCGCGGGCGTCCACTCGAGTCCCGTCGAGCACGCCGACTTCGTCACCGGCAGCACGCACAAGACGATCCGGGCCGGCCGCGGCGGGATCATCATGTGTGACGACGCGTACGCCGACGACGTCGACAGCGCGGTCTTCCCCGGGAGCCAGGGCGGCCCGCTCATGCACAATATCGCCGGGAAAGCCGTCGGGTTCCGGGAGGCGTCGACGGCGGACTTCCGGGAGTACGCCGAGCGAACCGTCGAGAACGCGGCCGCGCTCGCGTCGGTGCTCCGAGATCGGGGCCTGTCGCTGGTCTCGGGCGGCACCGACAAACACCTCGTGCTCGTCGATCTCCGGGACTCGCACCCCGATCTCACCGGAAAGGACGCCGAGGAAGCGCTCGCCGAGGTCGGGGTCGTCGTCAACAAGAACACCGTTCCCGGGGAGACCAGGTCGCCGTTCGTCACCAGCGGCGTCCGGATCGGGACGCCCGCGCTGACGACCCGCGGGTTCGGCCCCGCGGAGATCGAGCGGGTCGCTCACCTCATCGCCGACGTGCTCGACGCGCCTGGCGACGACGCGACAATCGAACGCGCGTCGGAGACGGTCGACGACCTCTGCGAAGCGTTCCCCGTGTACGAGTAG
- a CDS encoding Rid family detoxifying hydrolase, which translates to MTRLISTDDAPAAVGAYSQATVASDLLFTAGQLPLTPDGELLADEPVAEQTRRCLENVEAILAAEDATLADVCKITVFLDDIDDFDAMNEAYADFFADSPPARSAVEVAAVPKGAAVEIEAVAAIE; encoded by the coding sequence ATGACGCGTCTCATCAGCACGGACGACGCGCCCGCCGCCGTCGGCGCGTACAGCCAGGCGACCGTCGCCAGCGACCTCCTGTTCACCGCGGGGCAGCTCCCGCTGACCCCGGACGGCGAACTGCTCGCCGACGAACCGGTCGCCGAGCAGACCAGGCGGTGTCTCGAAAACGTCGAGGCGATCCTCGCAGCCGAGGACGCGACGCTCGCCGACGTCTGCAAGATCACCGTCTTCCTCGACGACATCGACGACTTCGACGCAATGAACGAGGCCTACGCCGACTTCTTCGCGGACTCGCCGCCGGCGAGAAGCGCCGTCGAGGTCGCCGCCGTTCCGAAGGGCGCCGCCGTCGAGATCGAAGCCGTCGCGGCGATCGAGTAG
- the samp2 gene encoding ubiquitin-like small modifier protein SAMP2 produces the protein MHVTVDVKGEDTYELELEAVASDAPGGIGGTEDGSRDGEGGGGTPTYADLLREVDLSPHEVSVLVDGRPVPEDQPVESERVTVLRLIKGG, from the coding sequence ATGCACGTCACCGTCGACGTCAAGGGCGAGGACACCTACGAACTCGAACTCGAGGCGGTGGCTTCCGACGCGCCAGGCGGCATCGGCGGGACCGAGGACGGATCCCGCGACGGCGAGGGCGGCGGCGGAACGCCGACCTACGCCGACCTCCTTCGGGAGGTCGACCTCAGCCCTCACGAGGTGAGCGTCCTCGTCGACGGTCGCCCGGTGCCGGAAGACCAGCCCGTCGAGAGCGAGCGCGTGACGGTGTTGCGGCTCATTAAGGGCGGATAG